A window of the Sphaerobacter thermophilus DSM 20745 genome harbors these coding sequences:
- the acs gene encoding acetate--CoA ligase encodes MSTDPMGTITGLLTETRRYPPPEDFAAQANINDPAVYERARKDPEGFWAEAAELLDWDQRWEKVLDWNPPWVKWFVGGKLNVSYNCVDRHIKTWRRNKAALVWEGEPGDERILTYQDLYREVNRAALMLKNLGVQTGDRVAIYLPMIPELPIIMLACSRIGAPHSVVFGGFSPNALADRINDCEAKVLITADGGYRRGGIVPLKENADKALEQTPSVERVVVVERVGRDKHPVQMREGRDIWWHDAMAQVSGNYCPPESLDSEHPLFILYTSGTTGKPKGVLHTTGGYLLGVALTTKWVFDLKDEDVYFCTADIGWVTGHSYILYGPLAIGATSVMYEGAPDWPDKDRFWDIVERRGVNIFYTAPTAIRSFMRWGPEYPAKHDLSSLRLLGTVGEPINPEAWVWYREHIGGGRCPVVDTWWQTETGMILITPLPGLTTLTPGSATRGFPGIEPDIVDEQGNSVPRGQGGYLVIKRPWPAMFRTLWGDPDRYVNSYFSKFGPTVYVSGDGAKQDEDGDFWIMGRLDDVLNVSGHRLGTMELESALVSHPAVAEAAVIGVSHEIKGQAIAAFVTPRAGVEPTDELARELRQHVAETIGPIARPDRIYFTAELPKTRSAKIMRRLLRDIAEGRVLGDTTTLTDPSVLEEIKQRYAASEAAGE; translated from the coding sequence ATGTCGACTGACCCGATGGGCACCATAACCGGGTTGCTGACCGAGACGCGGCGATACCCGCCCCCGGAAGACTTCGCCGCTCAGGCGAACATCAACGACCCCGCGGTCTACGAGCGTGCCCGGAAGGACCCGGAGGGATTCTGGGCTGAGGCGGCAGAGCTGTTGGACTGGGACCAGCGCTGGGAAAAGGTGCTGGATTGGAACCCGCCCTGGGTCAAGTGGTTCGTCGGCGGGAAGCTCAACGTCTCCTATAACTGCGTCGACCGCCACATCAAGACCTGGCGCCGGAACAAGGCTGCCCTCGTTTGGGAGGGGGAGCCGGGGGACGAGCGCATCCTCACCTACCAGGACCTCTATCGCGAGGTGAACCGCGCCGCGCTGATGCTCAAGAACCTGGGCGTGCAGACCGGGGACCGGGTGGCCATCTACCTGCCGATGATCCCCGAGCTGCCGATCATCATGCTGGCCTGCTCCCGCATCGGCGCACCGCACTCGGTGGTCTTCGGCGGGTTCAGCCCGAATGCGCTCGCAGACCGGATCAACGACTGCGAGGCGAAAGTTCTGATCACGGCTGACGGCGGCTACCGGCGGGGCGGGATCGTCCCGCTGAAGGAGAACGCCGATAAGGCTCTGGAGCAGACGCCGTCGGTCGAGCGCGTTGTTGTGGTCGAGCGTGTTGGGCGCGACAAGCACCCGGTCCAGATGCGGGAGGGCCGGGACATCTGGTGGCATGACGCCATGGCCCAGGTAAGCGGCAACTACTGCCCGCCCGAGTCGCTCGACTCCGAGCATCCGCTGTTCATCCTGTACACCTCGGGCACGACCGGCAAGCCCAAGGGGGTGCTGCATACCACCGGTGGTTACCTGCTGGGTGTGGCGCTCACCACGAAGTGGGTCTTCGACCTGAAGGACGAGGACGTCTACTTCTGCACGGCTGACATCGGCTGGGTTACCGGGCACAGCTACATCCTCTACGGACCGCTGGCCATTGGTGCCACCAGCGTGATGTATGAGGGGGCGCCCGACTGGCCGGACAAGGATCGCTTCTGGGATATCGTCGAGCGCCGCGGGGTGAACATCTTCTACACCGCGCCGACGGCGATCCGGAGCTTCATGCGCTGGGGTCCCGAGTACCCGGCCAAGCACGACCTGTCGTCGCTGCGGCTGCTGGGGACGGTCGGTGAGCCGATCAACCCGGAGGCCTGGGTGTGGTACCGGGAGCACATCGGCGGCGGGCGGTGCCCGGTGGTCGATACCTGGTGGCAGACCGAGACGGGGATGATCCTGATCACCCCACTCCCGGGCCTCACGACGCTGACGCCTGGCTCTGCTACCCGCGGGTTCCCGGGGATTGAACCGGACATCGTCGATGAGCAGGGCAACTCGGTGCCGCGCGGGCAGGGTGGCTACCTGGTCATCAAGCGACCATGGCCGGCCATGTTCCGGACCCTCTGGGGCGACCCGGACCGCTACGTCAATTCCTACTTCTCGAAGTTCGGGCCGACGGTCTACGTCTCGGGGGACGGCGCCAAGCAGGACGAAGACGGCGACTTCTGGATTATGGGGCGGCTCGACGACGTGCTCAACGTCTCCGGCCACCGGTTGGGGACGATGGAGCTCGAGAGTGCGCTGGTGAGCCACCCGGCGGTGGCCGAGGCGGCCGTCATCGGCGTCAGCCACGAGATCAAGGGGCAGGCGATCGCGGCATTCGTCACCCCGCGCGCAGGTGTGGAGCCGACCGACGAGCTGGCGCGGGAGCTGCGGCAGCACGTGGCCGAGACGATCGGGCCGATCGCACGACCGGACCGGATCTACTTCACGGCCGAATTGCCGAAGACGCGGAGCGCGAAGATCATGCGGCGGCTGCTGCGCGACATCGCCGAGGGCCGCGTGCTCGGCGACACCACCACGCTGACCGATCCCTCCGTTCTGGAGGAGATCAAGCAGCGCTACGCGGCGAGCGAGGCAGCGGGCGAGTAA
- the coxB gene encoding cytochrome c oxidase subunit II translates to MTGLRRTARWALFAALTVALVVFVSGCAGGTPQSASDPAADNARKIWDLFMPIFWMSVVVFVIVQGIIIVALIRFRRRPNDPIPHAMHGNTKLEIAWTLAPALILAAIAVPTITTIADLARDPGDEALTVRAIGQQWWWAFEYPESGVVTADELHVPVGRPIRVELESKDIIHSFWVPRLAGKQDVVPGRTNTIHFTADAVGEYSGQCAEFCGAQHANMKFKVIVQTEEEFEAWLEQQLQPAVEPEPGSVEAQGKELFMANCLGCHTIQGTEAQGKVGPDLTHFGSRNMIAGGVVPYSTENLKEWIHNAPSVKPGQPGRPLQMPAFTRLSDEEVDALVAYLESLK, encoded by the coding sequence ATGACGGGTCTCAGGAGAACGGCCCGCTGGGCGCTCTTCGCGGCGCTCACAGTCGCACTCGTCGTCTTCGTCAGTGGCTGCGCTGGCGGCACACCGCAGTCGGCGAGCGACCCCGCGGCGGACAACGCGAGGAAGATCTGGGATCTGTTCATGCCCATCTTCTGGATGTCCGTCGTCGTGTTCGTCATCGTTCAGGGCATCATCATCGTCGCCCTCATCCGATTCCGGCGTCGGCCAAATGATCCGATTCCGCACGCGATGCACGGCAACACCAAGCTCGAGATCGCGTGGACCCTGGCGCCGGCGCTGATCCTGGCCGCGATCGCGGTCCCGACCATCACCACCATCGCCGACCTGGCTCGCGATCCCGGCGACGAGGCCCTCACGGTGCGGGCGATCGGCCAGCAGTGGTGGTGGGCCTTTGAGTACCCGGAGAGCGGCGTGGTCACCGCGGATGAGCTCCACGTCCCGGTCGGCCGCCCGATTCGCGTCGAGCTCGAGAGCAAGGACATCATCCACAGCTTCTGGGTGCCCCGCCTGGCCGGGAAGCAGGACGTTGTCCCCGGGCGGACCAACACCATCCACTTCACTGCGGACGCCGTGGGTGAGTACTCCGGGCAGTGCGCGGAGTTCTGCGGCGCCCAGCACGCCAACATGAAGTTCAAGGTCATCGTCCAGACCGAGGAAGAGTTCGAAGCCTGGCTTGAGCAGCAGTTGCAGCCCGCCGTCGAGCCGGAGCCCGGCAGCGTCGAGGCCCAGGGCAAGGAGCTCTTCATGGCCAACTGCCTGGGCTGCCACACGATCCAGGGCACCGAGGCTCAGGGCAAGGTCGGTCCGGACCTGACGCACTTCGGCAGCCGCAACATGATTGCCGGTGGGGTGGTGCCCTACAGCACCGAGAACCTGAAGGAGTGGATCCACAACGCACCGTCCGTCAAGCCGGGCCAGCCCGGTCGCCCACTCCAGATGCCGGCCTTCACTCGGCTGAGCGACGAGGAAGTGGATGCCCTCGTGGCCTACCTGGAGAGCCTGAAGTGA
- the ctaD gene encoding cytochrome c oxidase subunit I has product MAQSAFTLERTAPEQTALSRLWGWLTTVDHKRIGKLYFFTSLFFLLVGGLLALLIRTQLAVPNNDFLSPDTYNQVFTMHGVVMIFLVVMPLNSAFFNYFVPLLIGARDVAFPRLNAFSYWVFLFGSLLLSASIILKVAPNAGWFAYANLTNTTFSPGPNLDYYTMGLQILGVSSIAASLNFVVTIINMRAPGMTMMRVPIFAWMTLITSVLLLLALPSFTVGLIELAFDRFFGTVFFEPSAGGDPVLWQHLFWIFGHPEVYILILPAFGYVSEILPTFTRKPLFGYPFMVYSAIAIAILGFGVWAHHMFAVGLGTVPNAVFSTTTMLIAIPTGVKIFNWLGTLWGGSIRITTPLLFAIGFLGMFTIGGISGVMHASVPIDYWQTDSYFVVAHFHYVLFGGALFAIFGAIYYWFPKMFGRMLNDKLGQVQFWITLIGFNLTFFPMHLLGVDGMPRRIFTYSKEMGWNLWNMVETIGAYMLGVGVLVMAYNMFTSLRSGERAPADPWDGRTLEWSIPSPPPVYNFAEVPVVSSRDELWERKLKNQAAPAAVKGGSGDEAEGIHLPPPSIIPLVSALGFAIAGAAMTYKVWVLVGVGLAILLISIIAWSIEPNE; this is encoded by the coding sequence ATGGCGCAGTCAGCGTTCACGCTAGAGCGCACGGCACCGGAGCAGACGGCGCTCTCGCGGCTCTGGGGGTGGCTCACCACCGTTGATCACAAGCGGATTGGGAAGCTCTACTTCTTCACTTCGCTCTTCTTCTTGCTGGTCGGCGGCCTGCTGGCGCTGTTGATCCGCACCCAGCTCGCCGTGCCCAACAATGACTTCCTGAGCCCGGACACCTACAACCAGGTGTTCACGATGCACGGCGTGGTCATGATCTTCCTGGTGGTCATGCCGCTCAACTCGGCGTTCTTCAACTACTTCGTGCCGCTGTTGATCGGCGCGCGTGACGTCGCCTTCCCGCGGCTGAACGCCTTCAGCTACTGGGTGTTCCTCTTCGGGTCCCTGCTCCTCAGCGCGAGCATCATCCTGAAGGTGGCGCCCAACGCCGGGTGGTTCGCCTACGCAAACCTGACCAACACCACCTTCTCCCCGGGCCCCAACCTGGACTACTACACGATGGGGCTCCAGATCCTGGGCGTCTCGTCGATCGCCGCGTCGCTCAACTTCGTGGTCACCATCATCAACATGCGGGCACCGGGCATGACGATGATGCGCGTGCCCATCTTCGCCTGGATGACGCTCATCACGTCCGTGCTGCTGCTCCTGGCCCTCCCGTCCTTCACCGTCGGCCTGATCGAGCTGGCCTTCGACCGCTTCTTCGGCACCGTCTTCTTCGAGCCGTCTGCCGGCGGTGACCCGGTCCTGTGGCAGCACCTCTTCTGGATCTTCGGTCACCCGGAGGTCTACATCCTGATCCTGCCCGCGTTCGGCTACGTCTCCGAGATCCTGCCGACGTTCACCCGCAAGCCGCTCTTCGGCTATCCGTTCATGGTCTACTCGGCTATCGCGATTGCCATCCTCGGCTTCGGCGTGTGGGCGCACCACATGTTCGCCGTCGGCCTCGGAACGGTGCCCAACGCGGTCTTCAGCACCACGACGATGCTGATCGCCATCCCCACCGGCGTGAAGATCTTCAACTGGCTGGGGACGCTTTGGGGCGGCTCGATCCGCATCACCACGCCGCTCCTGTTCGCCATCGGCTTCCTGGGCATGTTCACCATCGGCGGCATCTCGGGCGTGATGCACGCCTCGGTGCCGATCGACTACTGGCAGACCGACAGCTACTTCGTCGTCGCCCACTTCCACTACGTCCTGTTCGGTGGCGCGCTGTTCGCCATCTTCGGGGCCATCTACTACTGGTTCCCCAAGATGTTCGGCCGCATGCTCAATGACAAGCTCGGCCAGGTTCAGTTCTGGATCACGCTGATCGGCTTCAACCTGACCTTCTTCCCGATGCACCTGCTGGGCGTCGACGGCATGCCGCGCCGCATCTTCACCTACTCCAAGGAGATGGGCTGGAACCTGTGGAACATGGTTGAGACCATCGGCGCCTACATGCTCGGCGTGGGTGTCCTGGTGATGGCCTACAACATGTTCACCTCGCTCCGCTCGGGCGAGCGCGCCCCGGCCGACCCGTGGGACGGCCGCACGCTGGAGTGGTCGATCCCCTCGCCGCCGCCGGTCTACAACTTCGCTGAGGTGCCGGTGGTTTCCAGCCGCGATGAACTGTGGGAGCGGAAGCTGAAGAACCAGGCAGCGCCGGCCGCCGTCAAGGGCGGTAGCGGTGACGAGGCTGAGGGCATCCATCTGCCGCCTCCGTCGATCATCCCGCTCGTGTCGGCCCTCGGTTTCGCCATCGCCGGCGCAGCCATGACGTACAAGGTCTGGGTCCTCGTCGGGGTCGGCCTCGCGATCCTGCTGATCAGCATCATCGCCTGGTCGATCGAGCCCAACGAGTAG
- a CDS encoding cytochrome c oxidase subunit 3, with protein sequence MWTFLASDCMFFGSLIMTYMVYRGRSLNGPYPDDVFNIPFTSVSAAVLLLSSLTMVLALSALQRGKIKVFRVWILATALLGLLFLGGQYYEFTEFSHLGLGLGTNVFGSSFFVLTGIHGTHVGLGIIWLLTLFAFSFRGLVRQDNAEKVEIAGLYWHFVDIVWIVIFTFVYLLPY encoded by the coding sequence ATGTGGACCTTCCTGGCGTCGGACTGCATGTTCTTCGGCTCCCTCATCATGACCTACATGGTCTACCGGGGCCGGAGCCTCAACGGGCCGTACCCGGACGACGTGTTCAACATCCCGTTCACCTCGGTGAGCGCGGCGGTGCTGCTCCTCAGCAGCTTGACCATGGTCCTGGCGCTGTCCGCTCTGCAGCGGGGGAAGATCAAGGTCTTCCGGGTCTGGATTCTCGCCACCGCGTTGCTCGGGCTACTCTTCCTCGGTGGCCAGTACTACGAGTTCACTGAGTTCTCGCATCTCGGCCTCGGGCTCGGCACGAACGTCTTCGGGTCATCCTTCTTCGTGCTGACCGGTATCCACGGCACCCACGTGGGCCTCGGCATCATCTGGCTCCTGACGCTCTTCGCCTTCTCCTTCCGGGGGCTGGTGCGTCAGGACAACGCGGAGAAGGTCGAGATCGCGGGTCTCTACTGGCACTTCGTCGACATCGTCTGGATCGTGATCTTCACCTTCGTCTACCTGCTGCCCTACTAG
- a CDS encoding cytochrome C oxidase subunit IV family protein codes for MSHPGGESSVEHAHAHPGAITYIKVAAILAILTITEVAVYYIPALLPVITPILIVLSIGKFVLVVAFYMHLKFDSRLFTGIFAWGMFVAIAIVLAMIALYAY; via the coding sequence ATGAGCCATCCGGGTGGTGAGTCGTCCGTCGAGCACGCGCACGCGCATCCAGGAGCGATCACGTACATCAAGGTCGCGGCGATCCTGGCGATCCTCACGATCACCGAGGTCGCGGTCTACTACATCCCAGCCTTGCTGCCGGTCATCACCCCGATCCTGATCGTGCTGTCGATCGGCAAGTTCGTCCTGGTGGTGGCGTTCTACATGCACCTGAAGTTCGACTCCCGGCTCTTCACCGGCATCTTCGCGTGGGGCATGTTCGTGGCTATCGCAATCGTCCTGGCGATGATAGCCCTCTACGCGTACTAA
- a CDS encoding sodium-translocating pyrophosphatase yields the protein MDTVTIALAIAIVAGVAAILYGLFLVQWVLRQPRGESRMIDIAQAIQEGAEAYMRRQYTLVAIVAVVITLLLGLLINWSTAIGFVVGATASAAAGFIGMSVAVRSNVRTAEAAKSGLAPALKVAFRGGTVTGLFVVGLGLLAVAVFYAITRDVAPLVGLGFGGSLISVFARIGGGIYTKAADVGTDLVGKVEAGIPEDDPRNPGVIADNVGDNVGDCAGMAADLFETYAVTAVAAMLLGHLVFDTETAVVYPLVLGAASIFTSIIGTFFVRLGNNGSIMRALYQGVVAAVILAAVAFFPLTLWLMGDNPIISDQPVSLFGLSFSLSATAKLFLSAIVGIIVTMGVVIITEYYTSERYGPVKHIAEASETGHGTNIIAGLAVSMRSTALPIVLISVAIYVAYRLTAVPGDLTAGLYGIAVAAMAMLSMAGIIVAIDSFGPITDNAGGIAEMAELPDSVRAVTDPLDAVGNTTKAVTKAYAIGSAGLAALVLFASYFLEITEQITFDLSNPSVLIGLFIGGALPYYFGAILMEAVGKAGGAVVEEVRRQFREIEGLLEGRARPEYGRAVDIVTRQALREMMLPALLPVVVPIIIGVTLGKEALGGLLIGSIVTGLFVAISMTTGGAAWDNAKKAIESGLHGGKGSFAHQASVTGDTVGDPYKDTAGPAINPMIKIVNIVALLIVAFMGW from the coding sequence GTGGATACCGTGACAATCGCGCTTGCCATCGCGATCGTCGCAGGGGTGGCCGCCATCCTCTACGGCCTGTTCCTCGTGCAGTGGGTTCTCAGGCAACCGCGCGGCGAGTCGCGCATGATCGACATCGCACAGGCCATCCAGGAGGGTGCCGAAGCCTACATGCGGCGCCAGTACACGCTCGTCGCGATCGTTGCGGTCGTCATCACGCTGCTGCTCGGCCTGCTGATCAACTGGTCGACCGCGATCGGCTTCGTGGTCGGCGCGACTGCATCCGCTGCGGCCGGCTTCATCGGGATGAGCGTGGCCGTTCGGTCGAACGTGCGCACCGCCGAGGCGGCAAAGTCGGGCCTCGCCCCGGCGCTGAAGGTCGCCTTCCGCGGCGGCACCGTCACGGGCCTCTTCGTCGTCGGCCTCGGCCTCCTCGCCGTCGCGGTCTTCTATGCCATCACGCGTGACGTCGCTCCGCTGGTCGGCCTGGGCTTCGGCGGCAGCCTCATCTCCGTCTTCGCTCGCATCGGCGGCGGTATCTACACCAAGGCCGCCGACGTCGGGACCGACCTGGTCGGTAAGGTCGAGGCCGGCATCCCCGAGGACGACCCGCGCAACCCGGGCGTGATCGCCGACAACGTGGGCGACAACGTCGGCGACTGCGCCGGGATGGCCGCCGACCTGTTCGAGACCTACGCCGTCACCGCGGTCGCCGCCATGCTCCTCGGCCACCTCGTCTTCGACACCGAGACGGCCGTGGTCTACCCGCTGGTTCTCGGCGCCGCATCGATCTTCACCTCGATCATCGGCACCTTCTTCGTGCGGCTCGGCAACAACGGCTCGATCATGCGCGCGCTCTACCAGGGTGTCGTCGCCGCCGTGATCCTGGCCGCCGTCGCCTTCTTCCCGCTCACGCTCTGGCTCATGGGCGACAACCCGATCATCAGCGATCAGCCCGTCTCGCTCTTCGGCCTCAGCTTCAGCCTCTCCGCCACGGCCAAGCTCTTCTTGAGCGCCATCGTCGGCATCATCGTCACCATGGGCGTCGTCATCATCACCGAGTACTACACCTCGGAGCGCTACGGCCCGGTCAAGCACATCGCCGAGGCATCCGAGACCGGCCACGGCACCAACATCATCGCCGGCCTTGCGGTTTCGATGCGCTCCACCGCGCTCCCGATCGTCCTCATCTCGGTGGCCATCTACGTCGCCTACCGGCTCACTGCCGTGCCGGGTGACCTGACGGCCGGCCTCTACGGCATCGCCGTCGCGGCCATGGCCATGCTCTCGATGGCCGGGATCATTGTCGCCATCGACTCCTTCGGCCCGATCACCGACAACGCGGGCGGCATCGCCGAGATGGCCGAACTGCCCGACAGCGTTCGCGCGGTGACCGACCCGCTCGACGCGGTCGGCAACACCACCAAGGCGGTCACCAAGGCCTACGCCATCGGCTCCGCCGGGCTGGCGGCGCTGGTGCTGTTCGCCTCTTACTTCCTGGAGATCACGGAGCAGATTACCTTCGATCTCTCCAACCCGAGCGTCCTGATCGGCCTCTTCATCGGCGGCGCCCTCCCCTACTACTTCGGCGCCATCCTGATGGAGGCCGTGGGCAAGGCCGGCGGTGCGGTGGTCGAGGAAGTCCGGCGGCAGTTCCGTGAGATCGAGGGCCTGCTCGAAGGCCGCGCCCGGCCCGAGTACGGTCGCGCGGTCGACATCGTGACCCGGCAGGCGCTGCGCGAGATGATGCTCCCGGCGCTCCTGCCGGTCGTGGTCCCGATCATCATCGGCGTCACCCTTGGCAAGGAGGCGCTGGGCGGCCTGCTGATCGGCTCGATCGTCACCGGGCTGTTCGTGGCCATCTCCATGACCACGGGTGGTGCGGCCTGGGACAACGCCAAGAAGGCCATCGAGTCCGGCCTCCACGGCGGCAAGGGCAGCTTCGCCCACCAGGCGTCCGTCACCGGCGACACCGTCGGCGATCCCTACAAGGACACCGCCGGCCCGGCCATCAACCCGATGATCAAGATCGTCAACATCGTCGCCCTGCTGATCGTCGCCTTCATGGGCTGGTAG
- a CDS encoding DUF4129 domain-containing transglutaminase family protein, producing MHRLALREGWTTFWLIALVVFTATWSVQLADWADGLQILSTITLVGLVVGLVLSNIRRLPSLAAHIIALAVGSVVVLYQMTGFLSDALGGRREKLAYLWQRWELWSSAVRQGERADDLYLFVLLMASLLWVLSYISVWFVFRSRWVWLTLLLPGVILLLNMGYSQRVSHGLVALYLFAAILLLMRFTVSQRELTWRSLSVPYPETLAWRGLWVGSYLAMLVICAGWLVPWSMQSERIQAGWQQINGPWRQVERTFNSWFSSLRGPGGVGIGGFASFGDRFELGGPLRLSDEPVVLVKGDGAPYLVAHRYSTFDGRVWEADLDSRVASYAPLLEFEADQPFPRSATTGGARSEAEYTIEVYQPRGAVVYSTEAAAQSSVPTRLQVGWHTYQREVLDVQEATEETTPHVLWPLVELLKEADYTPPEPTPTPVPEEDETADGEEPLAATPEATPEASEIPSIPERPRRFGIPAQQRAIMEQVEQLSRIGIRVRFEPDPEDYRVHTLRFSGPLPIYDDVDAIYARDGLRAGDTYEIVSLVSEATADDLRAAGTDYPAEITERYLQLPEYSERTRQLAEQLAEGKDNPYDIANAIEEYLRQNLTYNENVPTPPAGRDLVDYFLFELRQGYCTYYASAMVEMLRILDIPSRIAVGFYPADFDADLGGYLYRDRNAHAWVEVYFPQYGWISFEPTSARRAIQRGTPDPTPSATADGSAISGDNIPLDREAQILMELNEGFGAAGGAVTPPPDQTTRAEWIARGLVLAVVLGITVFSFYWMRGTRGMTSTTRFFTKVQRAAGWSGLPTRTSMTPYEYAAVVSRHLPGARPHIRLLTDLYVRERYGQRPPTENELNRARAAWQRLRALLVRYGLLQRWRRRNTGVDGQD from the coding sequence ATGCATCGGTTGGCGCTTCGCGAAGGCTGGACCACCTTCTGGCTGATCGCTCTGGTGGTCTTCACCGCCACATGGTCGGTCCAACTCGCCGACTGGGCGGACGGGTTGCAGATCCTCTCGACCATCACCCTCGTCGGGCTGGTGGTCGGGCTGGTGCTCTCCAACATTCGACGGCTGCCCTCTCTGGCCGCACACATCATCGCGCTGGCGGTGGGTTCGGTCGTCGTGCTGTACCAGATGACCGGCTTCCTGAGCGACGCGCTCGGCGGCCGCCGGGAGAAGCTGGCCTACCTTTGGCAGCGCTGGGAGCTCTGGTCCAGTGCCGTACGCCAGGGTGAGCGAGCGGACGACCTGTACCTGTTCGTCCTGCTCATGGCCTCGCTGTTGTGGGTCCTCAGCTACATCTCGGTCTGGTTCGTATTCCGCTCCCGCTGGGTCTGGCTGACGCTCCTGCTTCCCGGTGTGATCCTCCTGCTGAACATGGGCTATTCGCAGCGCGTCTCGCACGGCCTGGTGGCCCTCTACCTCTTTGCCGCTATCCTGCTGCTGATGCGCTTCACCGTCAGCCAACGCGAGTTGACCTGGCGGAGCTTGTCCGTGCCGTACCCCGAGACACTGGCCTGGCGCGGGTTGTGGGTGGGGAGCTACCTGGCCATGCTGGTCATCTGCGCGGGTTGGCTGGTGCCGTGGTCCATGCAGAGTGAGCGGATTCAGGCCGGTTGGCAGCAGATCAACGGCCCGTGGAGGCAGGTGGAGCGAACCTTCAACTCCTGGTTCTCCTCACTGCGAGGTCCGGGCGGCGTTGGCATCGGCGGCTTCGCGAGCTTTGGGGATCGCTTCGAGTTGGGCGGGCCGCTCCGGCTGAGCGATGAGCCCGTGGTACTGGTCAAGGGTGACGGCGCCCCCTACCTCGTCGCGCACCGCTACAGCACCTTCGACGGTCGGGTCTGGGAGGCAGACCTTGACTCCCGGGTGGCTTCCTACGCTCCGCTGCTCGAGTTCGAAGCTGACCAACCCTTCCCGCGCTCGGCCACTACCGGCGGCGCGCGCAGCGAGGCGGAGTACACGATCGAGGTGTACCAGCCGCGGGGCGCGGTAGTCTACTCGACTGAGGCGGCCGCTCAGTCGAGCGTCCCGACGCGGCTGCAGGTTGGGTGGCACACCTACCAGCGGGAGGTCCTCGATGTCCAGGAGGCCACTGAGGAGACCACTCCACATGTCCTCTGGCCACTGGTAGAGCTACTGAAAGAGGCCGATTACACCCCGCCCGAGCCGACTCCGACCCCGGTTCCGGAGGAGGATGAGACGGCGGACGGGGAGGAGCCACTGGCGGCGACACCGGAGGCGACCCCGGAGGCGTCGGAGATCCCGTCGATCCCCGAGCGACCTCGCCGGTTCGGTATTCCGGCGCAGCAACGCGCCATCATGGAGCAGGTTGAGCAACTCAGCAGGATCGGGATACGCGTGCGGTTCGAGCCGGACCCGGAGGACTACCGCGTCCACACGCTGCGCTTCAGCGGACCGCTACCGATCTACGACGACGTGGACGCGATCTACGCACGGGACGGCCTTCGGGCGGGGGACACCTACGAGATCGTCTCGCTGGTCAGCGAAGCGACCGCCGATGACCTGCGGGCGGCCGGGACGGATTACCCCGCGGAGATCACCGAGCGCTACCTGCAACTGCCGGAATACTCCGAGCGGACGCGGCAGTTGGCTGAGCAGCTCGCGGAGGGCAAGGACAACCCGTACGACATCGCGAACGCCATCGAGGAGTACCTGCGTCAGAACCTGACCTACAACGAGAACGTGCCCACCCCGCCGGCCGGTCGCGATCTGGTCGATTACTTCCTGTTCGAGCTGCGTCAGGGATACTGCACGTACTACGCCTCGGCGATGGTCGAGATGCTCCGTATCCTCGACATCCCGTCGCGGATCGCGGTCGGGTTCTACCCGGCTGACTTCGACGCTGATCTGGGTGGGTACCTCTACCGGGACCGCAACGCCCACGCCTGGGTCGAGGTGTACTTCCCGCAGTATGGCTGGATCTCGTTCGAGCCGACGTCTGCGCGGCGGGCGATCCAGCGCGGGACGCCGGACCCGACGCCGTCGGCCACGGCGGACGGCAGCGCCATCTCGGGCGACAACATCCCGCTCGACCGCGAGGCGCAGATCCTCATGGAGTTGAACGAGGGCTTCGGAGCGGCGGGCGGTGCGGTCACGCCGCCCCCCGACCAGACGACCCGCGCGGAGTGGATCGCACGCGGGCTAGTCCTGGCGGTGGTGCTGGGGATCACGGTCTTCTCCTTCTACTGGATGCGCGGCACGCGTGGCATGACCTCAACCACCCGGTTCTTTACCAAGGTCCAGCGGGCCGCAGGCTGGAGCGGCTTGCCGACGCGCACGTCAATGACCCCGTACGAGTACGCCGCGGTCGTCTCTCGTCACCTGCCGGGTGCGCGGCCGCACATCCGGCTGCTGACCGACCTCTATGTGCGCGAGCGGTACGGCCAGCGGCCGCCGACCGAGAACGAGTTGAACCGGGCTCGCGCGGCCTGGCAGCGACTGCGCGCGCTCCTGGTTCGCTACGGACTGCTGCAGCGCTGGCGCCGGCGGAATACGGGCGTCGACGGCCAAGACTGA